Genomic DNA from Anolis sagrei isolate rAnoSag1 chromosome 12, rAnoSag1.mat, whole genome shotgun sequence:
ctctgtgtgccaagtttggtccaatcccatctttggtggagttcacagtgctcattgattgcaggtgaactatacatcccagtgcgcagtgggttaaagcgctgagctagtaagcttgttgaccgaaaggtcacaggttcgattccagggagcggtgtgagcttctgctgttagccccagcttctgccaacctagcagtttgaaaacatgcaaatgtgagtagatgaataggtaccgctccggcgggaaggtaacagcgtggggcgagctcccgctgtcagccccagcttctgccaacctatcagttcgaaaacatgcagatgtgagtagatcaataggtaccgctcccgcgggaaggtaacagtgcggggtgagctcccgctatcagccccagcttctgccaacctagcagtttgaaaacatgcaaatgtgagtagatcaataggtaccgcccccacggaaaggtaacagtgcagagcgagctcccgctgtcagccccagcttctgccaacctagcagttcgaaaacatgcaaatgtgagtagatcaataggtaccgcccccacggaaaggtaacagtgcagagcgagctcccgctgtcagccccagcttctgccaacctagcagttcgaaaacatgcaaatgtgagtagatcaataggtaccgctcccgcgggaaggtaacagtgcggggtgagctcccgctaccagccccagcttctgccaacctagcagtttgaaaacatgcagatgtgagtagatcaataggtaccgctccgtcgGGAAGGTAACGGTCATGCTGgagacatgaccttggaggtgtctatggacaacgctggctcttcggcttagaaatggagatgagcaccaaagtcccagagtcggacacgactggacttaatgtcaggggacaacctttcctatacatcccagtacctataactttatattattattattattattattattattattattattattatagtggagGTAGTGGATAATATTATtatccactacctctgaggatgcttgccatagatgcaggcgaaatgtcaggagagaatgcctctagaccatggccatatagcccgaaaaaacctacaacaaccctattattattattattattattattattattgttgttgttgttattattattatttattagtagtagtagtagtacctacaactccaaaatgtccagaccaATTCCCTTCAAAACCCACCAATATTCCAATGTGGACATATAAACAAGGACTTCATGGGTTTCTGAGCATGCGCAGAGCGCTCCCTTAATATCAATAGCAATCATAACAGTAATGTCCCTTTAAATTTCAGTCCTGGTTTCTGAGCATGCGCAGATTGCACCCTTAATATCAATAGCAATCATAACAGTAATGTCCCTTTAAATTTCAGTCCAGTCGCCGTGGCAGGCCACGCCCTCGGGGCTTTGAATGGTCCAATCAGAGCCCTTCATCCGCTCCAAAGAGGATGCGAGATTGACATTTGCTTTGTCCAACCATAGTTGACAACCTTCTCCTCGGCCCACTTTGATTGGCGTTTAAAGTGATCCAATAATAGCTAAGCGAGGAGGCGGGAGATCCCCTGCGATTGGTTGGGACTTTTGCCCAATGGGAAGGCGATGCTGTGGGACAGGCACCCGCAGCGTCCAATCGGAGACGAGGACTGAGTTGAGAGGGCGGGGCGAAAAAGGAAAAGCCTTCACAACGAAGCCGGCTTTGGGAGAAGCAGCAATTAGTAATGGCAGCGGCCTGAATTGGTTGAGGCGTGTCAACCTGAGGGAAAAGGAGTGATACATTCGCTCCTATTTCGCTATGAAGCCTTGAGTGGTTGAGGTTTCTATGACAGGAGCGTTTTTTCCCTCGTTTCTGTGGTAACCGACGGTTGAGAGTTGCGCATGCGCAGAGGCGCGTCTTCGGCAAGAATGTGTTATCCAGTGTGCGCATGCGTCGGGATTGAATGGCTCGTGACGTCAGCGGAAGAGAGAAATCCCTTTCTCATTGTAAAGCCCGAAGGACGAAGAAGGCAAGTGAGATTCTCTCATTCTATTCGTATATTTATGCTTCATAGCTtctaatattgtatatattaatgtattatagttatgttattatattatgatggtgatataatactaatatgtaatataaaataataataacatggtaATATAgtaacataatactaatattaatgttagtattatatataatattgaataataaataatatttataattatataaagtagtttatattaagtaatattattgtataaaatataatttatataagtatataataaatataataataaaactatatttactaatataatataataatatggcaatataataacataatatggtaatactataatactaatataaatattagtattatatatcatattaatactgtatataatattgaataatatatagtatttatattaattatataaagCAATTTATATTAagtaatattgttattatatataacataattAATATAATCTTATATATAAtaatccttgaaggagctgggggtggtgacggccgacagggagctctggcgtgggttcgtccatgaggtcacgaagagtcggaggcgactgaacgaatgaacaacaacaatataataatacttaataaaactatatatatttagtaatagaatataatataatatggtaatataatagtaatataatattaataatactaatatgtaattttaaaatgatatggtaatataacactaataatactaataggtaatgtaatataataatatggtaatataatacaatacaaatatgtcaaataaaataataatgctgtattatagttattatattattatggtaatacaataacaataatacagtaatactataatactaataatagtattagtattatatataatattgaataatatataatattaatttatattaattatataaatttatattaagtattattattattatatataacatatacacATAATttatataatgttatatataataatacttaATAAACTGTATTTactaatagaatataatataatgtggtaatataataacataataatatggtAATACTATAATTTAatcatcccggattgattactgcaacgcgctctacgtggggttgcccttgaagacagcccggaagcttcagatggtccagcgctcggcagccaggttgctaacaggagcggcactcagggagcacaccactcccctgctgagccagctccactggctgccaatccgctaccgggctcaattcaaggtgctggccttggcctataaagccctaaacggttctggccccgcttacctctccgaacgcatttccgcctacgaaccgactagaacgttaagatcgtctggggaggccctgctctcgatcccgcctgcgtcacaggtgcgcttggcggggacgagagacagggccttctcagtggtggcccctcggctatggaatgccttgccagcagacatcagacaggcaccttcgttgctggcgtttcggagaatggtcaagacctggctttacgaacaagcgtttggctaagcaatgcaactaactaaggaagacggtaactgaacataggaacggcacaatggctatgagaatggatctgactttaacggaggcgttatatatgttgtttgttgatttgtctgtctgatgttaattgttgtggagcgacgttgtcgtcccggttgttgtattgctgtgttttaattacactgtaaaccgcattgagtcgcctgtcaagggctgaaatatgcggtataaaagtgaagcaaataaataaataaaataaataatactaatattaatattagtattacatataatattgaatAATTTATATCAGcatatttaattataatttatcattattgctatattactatatttataatTCGTTTAGCACAATTTTGTTATTTATGGGGATAGTTACCCTTTTTCATTTCTACCAGACTGGGGCATGCTGAGTGTTCTTCTTCAAATACATGTCTGTATTATGACACCAGACTTGAAAGAAAATGCACTTGCTTGCCTTTCAGAATTACCCAAGATTTGGTACCAATCAGTTCTAGCACCATGCAGGGTTTCGCTTCGCTTGGCTCTTGCTTTCTCAAGATGAGCCAGACACGAAGCTGAAGAAGGATCTGAAGGCACTTTCCTTGGGACACACCATGTTGAGGAACGTCTACCAACTGCGGAAAGCACTTCTCCGATGGACAATCCCCAGATACGATCTGCATCCATCACCTGCTGATGGGTTCTTGCAAAGCATCTCCATCCCACCTGTGCAAAAGACTCTGGTAAATACTGGGACCATTAATATGTTACGGAAAGAATCTAGAACCTGCCTTCCTGGTTTAGAGAGAGACTTCCATTATTTCGTCCTCAGTTACATCATAGCaagaactggaagggacccccaaggtcCAAGAGACCACCTGCATTATATCATTAATATAGGATGgcaccactttagttgccatggaatcctgggagtggtagttttacaaggcctgtaaccttttctgccaaggaaagctggtgcctcatcaaattagGATCCCATAAATGGGACCCACAACTAGTtcagtgactggattgaccttgaaggagctgggggtggtgacggccgacagggagctctggcgtgggctggtccatgaggtcacaaagagtcagaaatgactgaacgaataaacaaaaactAGTTCGGCTaccatattttgaactaatttTAGTATAAGTGACGTTAGTATAGATGTCATAGGGTCACGCCTAAATCTGGCTGCCATTTTGGTAATTTTAGTTTTAGGTGTCATGTGCTCATTCCTAGATGTACCTGTAACCAATCCGGCTGCCATTTTGgaagtaattttaatatttttttaaaaattaataatacattaagtattacattattattaatattaataaaggggacaacctttactttacctttaattttatttatttattatttatttattcctagaTGTACCTGTAACCAACGTGGCTGCCATTGTGGaactaattttaatttttttaaaaagaaattaatcataaatttattaatttatgaaatttgtaatattatattaatattaatatacataaataaattgttatttattaatttattaaaagggacaacctttactttacctttaattttatttatttatttattatttctattcgttatttattatttattcctaGATATACTTGTAACCAAtctggttgccattttggaactaatttttttaaaaattaaatgtaataataaattaaGTATTAATTTATCAAAttcttaatattatattaatattaatattaattattataattaacataaataaatatattgttatttattaatttgttaaaggggataacctttaccttacctttaatATTATTCCTTTACGGGGAGAAGAGGAAAATACCCTAAATGTGAAGGTGCCCACCTGTATATCACGCAGGCCTTGTCCTTCTGCCCCTCGCAGGTCCGTCTCTGTCATTCTGAAAAGCAGAAGGACTATTCCCTCCCGAACTCAAGCTGGAGCCCAGAAATGATGGCTCACTACAATAAGCTCACAGAGATGGCGAAAGATGGGACGTGGCAACGGCTGACTTCCTACCGAAATACTTTGGAACACGCTCCAGGCAAGGACAGAAGTTGCAATGTTTTGTTTGTGCTTCCCGTTCTATCTCCTGCCCCTCAAATTCCATTTTTGACTAGTTTGTAAACCAAAACAAAACTTTTCTTGGGTTTCTCTACCACAGTTTTTCCTCCCTTGGTTTTGCATTATAAAAAGTAGCTTTTCCAACTTCTTTTGTTGGAGAACTGGGTCCATTTATCTGATATGGCTCCCTTCTACTGTTCCCACAGAGGAGCTGATGCAGAAATACAACTTGAAGAAGAACAAAGACACCCGCCTGTTCCTCAGGAACCTCGATGAAGAAGGCAAGGGCTTCGAATACGCCATGTTTCTGAACAAGCGGGAGAAACAACTGGCCGGGGTCTTCCAGTTTGGTCCTTATCTCGAGGGACCCCCAGGGTAAGGCTGAAAAGAAACCCAACAGTCGCTGCTGGAGAATCAaagggagattttttttcatcatgtaatagtcgcaccacaaaagaggaaaaaatagacactattatgcaatgaaatacggtAATCTTGTGTGTAGAGATGAGTGATACTCCTGGGAGCTGTCACACTATTACCTGGTGCCACTATAAAGGCAATTTTTGCTTCTCAAAGCTGTTGACCCTCTGTATTTGGGAGCACAGGACCCTACGTAAGTGGCAAAGCTGTGACGATCTTACAGAATCCCAATCAGAATCAGCTTgctgtatttcatcgcataatagtgcctgttttttccttttttgtggtgcgactattacatgatgaaaaaaaTCTGCCTTTGATTCTCTGGCGGAGTACAAGAATCCTCCATTTCATGGTTTGCCTTGCCTTtggaggaagaagaaacaaaGGGGAATCAGCCCCAAACATCTCTGCaccttgttgtttatttgttcagtttctTCTGACTCTGTGAACTCATGGaccggcccacgccagagctccctgtcggccatggccacccccagctctttcaaggtcaagccagtcccttcaatgATGCCATCCCTCCAACTTGCCCTTGGTTATCCCCCTTTTCCCCAgcttcattctcttctccaagctttcctgtcttctcatgatgtgtccaaattaCTACACTAAATCACTCATATTAAAATTAGTTCTCTACTCTTCACAATtctatcaagattggtcattgctctcctcccaagaagtaaagtcTTATGATTTCCTGCAACTCTTGTACCATGAATACCGATTTTGTCACCCAGAAAActggggtgcgactattatgtggtaAAATATGGTAGTCTTGACTTATATTTCAATCTCTCAGCTAAGGAACCCAAGTGGCTTGTAGCCTTTTGGGGCTGGTTCTTAGAGGACCAGAAGTGGCCAGAGACTCGGGATGGAAGGGAAAGCAGGAatagtgtttgtttatttgtttatttatttatttacgacatccATATGCCGCTGTTCTCACCCTGAAGTGGACCCAGAGCGGCTTACGAGATATATATACgttcaatatattttattattagcatagtacaatatcagtattaaatattactatattgtactataccattatactgtaatattattagtagtattacatgtaatataaaaataatta
This window encodes:
- the LOC132764213 gene encoding acyl-coenzyme A thioesterase THEM4-like, which produces MLRNVYQLRKALLRWTIPRYDLHPSPADGFLQSISIPPVQKTLVRLCHSEKQKDYSLPNSSWSPEMMAHYNKLTEMAKDGTWQRLTSYRNTLEHAPEELMQKYNLKKNKDTRLFLRNLDEEGKGFEYAMFLNKREKQLAGVFQFGPYLEGPPGCAHGGSIATVLDMILGVLAMSIAFRVMTANLSINYKSPVPLGSVVIANSKVDRMEGRKVFVSGAMQSANRKTLHAEATGLFIQLPKAPGDDGPSPL